Proteins co-encoded in one Haloarcula pelagica genomic window:
- a CDS encoding DEAD/DEAH box helicase family protein — protein sequence MSLTLRYESGTVRLQGTVPDGLPGVEADARSKSSRAPAYQYAALRRALDERGVEYTDDVLSLAALSLSTTYDLRGYQQTALAAWRDAGERGCLELPTGSGKTVIGIAAMVALETPALVVVPTIDLLDQWQRELDREFDLPIGRLGGGEQRLEAVTVATYDSAYLRADEIGDRFGLVVFDEVHHLGGEGYRDIARLLAAPARLGLTATFERPDGAHELIEALVGPVVHRVAVDDLAGEHLADYDIKRIEVSLTPAERERYEAAQSTFTDYLVQSGIRMESGSDYQDLVKRSGTDPRAREALLAKQRAREVMMNAERKVDRLATILDRHRDDRIIVFTAYTDLVYRLSERFLIPAITHETGASERREILQRFREGDYSRIVTANVLDEGVDVPDANVAVVLSGSGSEREFTQRLGRILRPTPDGSRALLYELVTAETAEENVAARRR from the coding sequence GTGTCGCTCACCCTCCGTTACGAGAGCGGGACAGTCCGTCTCCAGGGGACGGTTCCCGACGGGCTCCCGGGCGTCGAAGCCGACGCACGATCCAAGAGCAGTCGCGCGCCAGCGTACCAGTACGCCGCCCTCCGCCGGGCGCTCGACGAGCGCGGCGTCGAGTACACGGACGACGTGCTGTCGCTCGCAGCGCTGTCGCTCTCGACGACGTACGACCTCCGGGGGTACCAGCAGACGGCGCTTGCGGCCTGGCGCGACGCCGGCGAGCGGGGCTGTCTCGAACTCCCGACCGGGAGCGGGAAGACGGTCATCGGCATCGCCGCCATGGTCGCGCTGGAGACGCCGGCGCTCGTGGTCGTCCCGACGATCGACCTGCTGGACCAGTGGCAACGGGAACTCGACCGGGAGTTCGACCTCCCGATCGGCCGGCTCGGCGGCGGCGAGCAACGCCTCGAAGCCGTCACGGTCGCGACCTACGATTCGGCGTATCTCAGGGCCGACGAGATCGGCGATCGGTTCGGCCTCGTCGTCTTCGACGAGGTCCACCATCTCGGCGGGGAGGGGTACCGGGACATCGCACGACTCCTCGCCGCACCGGCCAGACTGGGGCTGACCGCGACGTTCGAGCGGCCAGACGGCGCACACGAGCTGATCGAAGCCCTCGTCGGGCCGGTCGTCCACCGCGTCGCCGTCGACGACCTGGCGGGCGAGCACCTCGCGGACTACGACATCAAGCGGATCGAGGTGTCGCTGACGCCGGCCGAGCGGGAGCGCTACGAGGCCGCACAGTCGACGTTTACCGACTACCTCGTCCAGTCGGGCATCCGCATGGAGTCGGGAAGTGACTACCAGGACCTCGTCAAACGGTCGGGGACCGACCCGCGGGCCCGGGAGGCGCTGCTCGCCAAGCAGCGAGCCCGCGAGGTGATGATGAACGCCGAACGGAAGGTCGACCGCCTCGCGACGATCCTCGACCGCCATCGGGACGACCGGATCATTGTCTTTACGGCCTACACAGATCTGGTCTACCGGCTCTCCGAACGGTTCCTGATACCCGCGATAACCCACGAGACGGGGGCCAGCGAGCGCCGCGAGATCCTCCAGCGATTCCGGGAAGGCGACTACTCCCGGATCGTCACGGCGAACGTCCTCGACGAGGGCGTCGACGTGCCCGACGCGAACGTCGCCGTCGTCCTCTCGGGAAGCGGCTCCGAACGGGAGTTCACCCAACGACTGGGCCGGATCCTCAGACCGACCCCCGACGGCTCCCGTGCGCTACTGTACGAACTCGTCACGGCGGAGACGGCCGAGGAGAACGTCGCCGCTCGGCGGCGATGA
- a CDS encoding nucleotide exchange factor GrpE, whose product MTEQDAAEDETGPENGSGNAADIDLEEAPDGVETDEIDLEDVVGDTDPAGELVERVSDADDEDIARELAALRARTERLETETESLAAERDELESKLKRKQADFKNFKKRMEKRQEEAQQRATEDLVTRLFDVRDNLKRALEQDEDADIRDGVEATLRQFDDVLDAEGVEVIDPEPGQEVDPTQHQVLARVESDEEAGAIADVHRPGYEMAEKVLREAQVTVSEE is encoded by the coding sequence ATGACCGAGCAGGACGCTGCCGAGGACGAGACGGGACCCGAGAACGGATCGGGTAACGCGGCCGACATCGACCTCGAAGAGGCCCCTGACGGGGTCGAAACGGACGAGATCGATCTGGAGGATGTCGTCGGCGACACCGACCCCGCCGGCGAACTCGTCGAACGCGTGTCCGATGCCGACGACGAGGACATCGCCCGCGAACTGGCGGCGTTACGAGCCCGCACGGAGCGGCTGGAGACCGAAACCGAGTCGCTGGCGGCCGAACGGGACGAACTGGAGTCGAAGCTCAAGCGAAAGCAGGCCGACTTCAAGAACTTCAAAAAGCGGATGGAGAAGCGCCAGGAGGAAGCACAACAGCGAGCGACCGAGGACCTCGTGACCCGCCTGTTCGACGTTCGGGACAACCTCAAGCGAGCGCTCGAACAGGACGAGGACGCCGACATCCGAGACGGTGTCGAGGCGACGCTGCGGCAGTTCGACGACGTGCTCGACGCCGAGGGTGTCGAGGTCATCGATCCCGAACCGGGTCAGGAGGTCGATCCGACACAGCATCAGGTACTCGCTCGCGTCGAGAGCGACGAAGAAGCCGGCGCGATCGCCGACGTACACCGGCCAGGCTACGAGATGGCAGAGAAGGTGCTGCGTGAGGCGCAGGTTACCGTTAGCGAGGAGTAG
- the dnaK gene encoding molecular chaperone DnaK: protein MASNKILGIDLGTTNSAFAVMEGGDPEIIVNAEGERTTPSVVAFDDGERLVGKPAKNQAVKNPEQTIQSIKRHMGEDDYTVTLDGEEYTPEQVSAMILQKIKRDAEEYLGDDIEKAVITVPAYFNDRQRQATKDAGEIAGFEVERIVNEPTAAAMAYGLDDESDQTVLVYDLGGGTFDVSILDLGGGVYEVVATNGDNELGGDDWDHAIIDHLADEFEAEHGIDLREDRQALQRLTEAAEEAKIELSSRKETRINEPFIATTDDGPLDLESKLTRATFESLTEDLIQRTVGPTEQALADAGYDKGDIDEVILVGGSTRMPQVQEQVEEMTGQSPKKNVNPDEAVSLGAAIQGGVLAGDVDDIVLLDVTPLSLGVEVKGGLFERLIEKNTTIPTEESKIFTTAQDNQTQVQIRVFQGEREIAEENELLGAFSLTGIPPAPAGTPQIEVTFNIDENGIVNVEAEDKGSGNREDITIEGGAGLSDEQIEEMQEEAEQHQEEDQQRRERIEARNEAEASIRRAETLIEENEEEIDADLQSDIEAKIDDVQEVLEDEDATKEDYEEVTEELSEELQEIGKQMYEGQAQQAAGGAAGGAAGAGPGGAAGPGGAAGGAAGQGEEYVDADFEDVDDEDEN from the coding sequence ATGGCGAGCAACAAGATTCTGGGTATCGACCTCGGGACCACGAACAGCGCGTTCGCGGTCATGGAAGGTGGCGACCCCGAAATCATCGTCAACGCCGAAGGCGAACGGACGACACCCTCCGTCGTCGCGTTCGACGACGGCGAACGGCTTGTCGGCAAGCCCGCGAAGAACCAGGCAGTCAAGAACCCCGAGCAGACCATCCAGTCGATCAAGCGCCACATGGGCGAGGACGACTACACGGTCACGCTCGACGGCGAGGAGTACACGCCCGAGCAGGTCTCGGCGATGATCCTCCAGAAGATCAAGCGCGACGCCGAGGAGTATCTCGGCGACGACATCGAGAAGGCGGTCATCACGGTCCCCGCGTACTTCAACGACCGGCAGCGCCAGGCGACCAAGGACGCCGGCGAGATCGCCGGCTTCGAGGTCGAGCGCATCGTCAACGAGCCCACCGCCGCGGCGATGGCCTACGGGCTCGACGACGAGTCCGACCAGACGGTTCTCGTCTACGACCTCGGTGGGGGCACCTTCGACGTATCTATTCTGGACCTCGGCGGCGGTGTCTACGAGGTCGTCGCCACGAACGGGGACAACGAACTGGGCGGTGACGACTGGGACCACGCGATCATCGACCACCTCGCGGACGAGTTCGAGGCCGAACACGGCATCGATCTCCGCGAGGATCGGCAGGCCCTCCAGCGCCTGACCGAGGCCGCCGAGGAGGCCAAGATCGAACTCTCCTCGCGCAAGGAGACCCGGATCAACGAGCCGTTCATCGCGACGACCGACGACGGCCCGCTCGACCTGGAGAGCAAACTCACTCGCGCGACCTTCGAGTCCCTGACCGAGGACCTCATCCAGCGGACCGTCGGCCCGACGGAGCAGGCCCTCGCCGACGCCGGCTACGACAAGGGCGACATCGACGAGGTCATCCTGGTCGGTGGCTCCACGCGGATGCCCCAGGTCCAGGAGCAAGTCGAGGAGATGACCGGGCAGTCCCCGAAGAAGAACGTCAACCCCGACGAGGCCGTCTCGCTGGGCGCGGCGATCCAGGGCGGCGTCCTCGCGGGCGATGTCGACGACATCGTCCTGCTGGACGTGACGCCGCTGTCGCTCGGTGTGGAGGTCAAGGGTGGCCTGTTCGAGCGACTCATCGAGAAAAACACCACGATCCCGACCGAGGAGTCGAAGATCTTCACGACCGCCCAGGACAACCAGACGCAGGTCCAGATCCGCGTCTTCCAGGGCGAGCGTGAGATCGCCGAGGAGAACGAACTGCTCGGCGCGTTCTCGCTGACCGGCATCCCGCCGGCGCCCGCGGGCACGCCCCAGATCGAGGTGACGTTCAACATCGACGAGAACGGCATCGTCAACGTCGAAGCCGAGGACAAGGGCTCGGGCAACCGCGAGGACATCACGATCGAAGGCGGCGCCGGTCTCTCGGACGAGCAGATCGAGGAGATGCAGGAAGAGGCCGAACAGCACCAGGAAGAGGACCAGCAGCGCCGCGAACGCATCGAGGCCCGCAACGAGGCCGAGGCGTCGATCCGCCGCGCCGAGACCCTCATCGAGGAGAACGAGGAGGAGATCGACGCGGACCTCCAGAGCGACATCGAGGCGAAGATCGACGACGTGCAGGAAGTCCTCGAGGACGAGGACGCCACCAAGGAGGACTACGAGGAAGTCACCGAGGAACTCTCCGAGGAACTCCAGGAGATCGGCAAACAGATGTACGAAGGGCAGGCCCAGCAGGCCGCCGGCGGGGCTGCCGGCGGTGCCGCGGGCGCAGGGCCGGGCGGCGCAGCAGGCCCCGGCGGCGCCGCAGGCGGCGCGGCCGGGCAGGGCGAGGAGTACGTCGACGCCGACTTCGAGGATGTCGACGACGAAGACGAGAACTGA